The following is a genomic window from Sphingorhabdus sp. Alg231-15.
CTTATTGGCGATCGCCTGCCCCGCTTCGGTCATTTTCAGTGCGATATCATCCCGTCCCCCCGGAGCTTTAGCGCGTTCGGCAAAACTGCTTGCTGACGGATCATCTTGGAGATCGCCCAACTTGGCCGCCAGAGCGAGCAATTGCGGAGTTGCCGTTGCTCGGTTGGCCGCTGGCTTGACCAGCTGATAGGCCTCCCGTTCATTCCCAGCTGCTGCAAGCGCGTGACCAAGAACGGTTGTCCCCTGCACATGACCCGGCATATCGAGGAGAAATCTGCGCAACTGGTCAATCGCCTGCTCGTGATTGCCTTTCAGATAGGCAATCTCTCCGCGCAACAAGGCCACGCCCGGAACATCATTCAGCGTCTCTCCGGCGCCCTGAACCAGTTCGTGGGCGCGGTCGATTTCGCCGTCATTGAATGCCAGCCTTGCCATCAGGAACAGCGCCATCGGATGCCCTGGGGCAATATCCAGCACTCTTTTCAGACCGGCCTTTGCCGCTTTATCGTCACCAAGGTCAGCATTTACCGCAGCGACTGAAAAGAGCGGAGTGACGCTGTCAGGATAGAGCTTCAATGCCTTATCAAAGACAGTTTTTGCAGCTGGTAAGTCCTGACGCATCAGAGCCAGTTGGCCAGACAGCAGCAGAGCATCAAGATTATCTGGTCCATGTTTAAGCGCCAAGGCTGCAGTCTGCCTCGCGGCACTGATATTGCGGTTGTCAATCTCGTAATTGCCACGCAATGCGAGTAATACTGGGTCGTTGGGCGCAGCGGCAAGACCTTCCGACAGTGCTGCCACAGCTTCCTCTTTACGGTCGAGTTGCAGCAGGGCCTGCGCCTTTACCCAATAGGTCAGGCTGACATGATCTGGATCCGGATTTTCAGTCAGCATCAATGCACGTTCCGGCATGTCCCGGAGCAGCAACGCATGCGCCATCAGGCTGGGCAGTTCTGCCTTATATTGTGCGCTATCGGCCAGCTTCTCCAACGCTGCCTCTGCCGCAACACCGTCGCCCAGGCGCAGCTGTGTTTTCGCAAATAGCAGGTTAGCTGCTGGATCAGCGCTGTTTTCCTGCAGCGCGGAAAGCAAATGTATACGCGCGCTGCGATAGTCATTTTTGGCAAAAGCCGCTTCAGCATCGGCCATTGGATCGCCCTCACCCAACGTGCAGGCGCCAAGCGAAAGCGCTATGGCAAGAAGTGAAGCCGTAATCGCGGTTTTTGGCAGATGAATCATCTGCCTCTGATAACCAGAAAAGCCTTTAGAAAAGCCTAAACCAACGATTGAAAGAACCTGAAAGCAGGGCAAAAAGA
Proteins encoded in this region:
- a CDS encoding tetratricopeptide repeat protein, producing the protein MIHLPKTAITASLLAIALSLGACTLGEGDPMADAEAAFAKNDYRSARIHLLSALQENSADPAANLLFAKTQLRLGDGVAAEAALEKLADSAQYKAELPSLMAHALLLRDMPERALMLTENPDPDHVSLTYWVKAQALLQLDRKEEAVAALSEGLAAAPNDPVLLALRGNYEIDNRNISAARQTAALALKHGPDNLDALLLSGQLALMRQDLPAAKTVFDKALKLYPDSVTPLFSVAAVNADLGDDKAAKAGLKRVLDIAPGHPMALFLMARLAFNDGEIDRAHELVQGAGETLNDVPGVALLRGEIAYLKGNHEQAIDQLRRFLLDMPGHVQGTTVLGHALAAAGNEREAYQLVKPAANRATATPQLLALAAKLGDLQDDPSASSFAERAKAPGGRDDIALKMTEAGQAIANKEWQKADSIYADLRASGLSSNAIIMNNSALVQLELGNKAEAVKFARAALALTPDDPNVIDTLGWTLLQSGQDIGEALQLLRQASARAPGNLEIRWHLANALAANGKNTEAKRVISGLKAFAGREQQAQIDQLLARL